The region GCTGCTGGGCGCCGGGTCGGTCGGACTGGAGTTCGCCGGTGAGATCAAGTCGGTGTGGCCGGACAAGGCCGTCACCGTCGTCGACCCCCACCCGGATCTTGTCTCCGGACGTTTTCCGGACGAGTTCAGGTCGATCCTGCGGGCCCAACTCGACGAACTGGGCGTCGAACTCCTGCTCGGTACGTCGCTGCGCGAGCTGCCGGCCGTCGCGGACGGGCGGGCGGCCACCTTCACCGTGACGACCGGATCCGGTGTCGACATCACCGCCGACATCTGGTTCGTCTGCCACGGGGCGAGCACCGAGAGCGACTACCTCGCCGCCGCGCTGCGCCCGGCCCGGCAGCCCGACCAGCGGCTGGCCGTCACCCCGCAGTTGCGGCTGTCCGGCCAGGAGACCGTGTTCGCGATCGGGGACGTCACCGCCATTCCCGAGCTCAAGATGGCCTATCTCGCCCAGAAGCACGCCGAGGTGGTGGCGGCCAACATCCGTACGCTGATCGGGGGTGGTGGGGACCTGGTCAGCCATCGGCCGGAGGCGCACGCCATGGTGCTGCCGCTGGGTCCCAAGGGCGGTGTCACGTACACGCCCGACACGGGTGTGCTCGGCGCCGGGCCGACCTCCGACATCAAGGGCGGCCTGTTCGTGGACACCTACCGCGAGATCTTCGGCCTGACGGCCGGCGCCTGACCCGATCCGTCGGGCCGATGTCGGACCACCGGGCTATGTTCGGCCCATGCAGTCGACGAGCGTCTCGTGGCAGGTCAAAGCCCCGCGTTCGGCCGTCTACCGGGCACTGCTGGATCCGGACGCGGTCGCGAGGTGGCGGGTGCCCAACGGGATGAGCGGCCTGGTGCACGAGTTCGAGGCCCGCGAGGGTGGTTCGTTCCGGGTGTCGCTCACCTACGACGCCTCGGACGGGGTCGGCAAGTCGGCGCCGCACACCGACACGTACCACGGGCACTTCGCCAGGCTGGTGCCCGACGAGCAGGTGGTGGAGGTGATCGAGTTCGAGACCGAGGACCCGGCACTCAGTGGGCTGATGACCATGACCACCACGCTCGTCGACGCGGCCGGCGGCACCGAGGTACGGGTCCTGCACGAGGGCCTTCCCGAGGGCGTTGCCGCCGCCGACAACGAGACCGGTACGCGGATGGCGCTGGCGAACCTCGCCCGGCTGGTCGAGACGGCGGAGGGCTCCCGTACCTGACCGGTGTCCGCCGGTCAGTTCGGGACGGTGCCGGTGGCCAGCCCGTCGAAGTAGGGCTTCATCGCCGGGTAGTAGTCGTCGAAGACGGGTAGGGGTGCTCCCTCGCGGGAGGCCACGAGCAGGTCCAGGTAGTACTCCCAGCCGGGGCCGACCTCGCCGATGGCCTCCTCGGTTTCGAGGTGGTGCACGAGGCTGAGCTCGGTGCCGCCGTCGGCCTCGGCGAGCAGCAGTTCCAACCGCCACGAGCCGCCCTCGTCAACCGTCGACACCGCCAGTCGGCGGGGCGGCTCGCACGCGTCGATCAGCATGTCGAGCCAGGGACCGTTCTCCTCGTACGCCATCTGCACCTGGATTGTTCGGCCCGGCGCGGGGTCACCCTTCCACGGGCCGAACCACCTGGCCGTCCGCTCGGACTCGGTGACGCTGGCCCAGACGTCCTCGATCGGTGCCCGGAACGTCCGGCGCAGGACGAGGTCGCGGCCGGTGGCGGTGGGAAACAGCAGGCCGGTCGGTGGGCGAATCATGCGGAATGTTCCTCTCGTTGGTCCGTTGTGTCGCGTGAACGTCGGTCCGTTGTGTCGCGTGAACGGTGTTCGCGGCGGGTGCGGTAGACCTCGGTCTCCAGGGCGTCGAGGCGACGTTCCCAGGCGGTGGGCCGGGTGAGCTGGGCGAGCCAGTCGATCAGCTCGGTCAACGCGGTGGTGTCGAGTTCGTAGAACCGCCGCCGGCCCACGAGGGTGTCACGTACCAGCCCGCTCTTTCTGAGCACGCGCAGGTGACGGCTGACCGCGGGTCGGCTGATCACGAACCGGTCGGCGATCTGCCCGGCGGACATCCGCTCGTCGCGCAACATCAGCAGGATCTCGCGCCGCACCGGGTCGGCGATCGACTCCGCCACGTCGTCCATCCGAGAAACCGTAACCAATGGGTTACGCGTTCGCAAGCGAACGCGGCAAATCGCGTCGACACGAACGCGAGCCGGTGTCGCTGGAGCCCTCGGATGCCGAGGCGCTGTGGCGGTGGAACCACGACCCGGAGGTGATGCGCTGGATGGACGACGGTTACGCCCGGACGCTCGCCCGGGTCACCACCTGGCTGACGGAGCGACCCCGCGACGACTACGCCGACGTCCTCTTCGGCATCGAGGTGGTCGAGGACGGCAAGCTCGTCGGGCTGGTCCGGCTGACCGCCCCGACCCGGCCGTCCATGGTGGTTTGGCCGTGGGCGGGGTCCGGGTATGGGAGGGTCCCGTCCCTGGAGGTCAGCGATGACACCGGCCACCGATCGGTTCCCCACCCGGCACCTGCCCGGGGTGAGCGTGCGGGACCTGCCCGAACCGCCCGCGTCGGCCTGGCCGGTGATCGGGCCGGGGGTGATCGCCGCCGGGGTGGGACTGGCCTCGGGCGAGTTCATCCTGTTCCCGTACATCGCCTCGCAGGTGGGGCTGGTCTTCCTCTGGGCCGCCGCGGTCGGCATCGTGACCCAGTGGTTCCTCAACATGGAGATCGAGCGCTACACGCTCGCCACCGGCGAGACGGCGCTGACCGGCTTCTCCCGGTTCTGGCGCCACTGGGGGCTGGTCTTCGCGGTGATGGTCTACTTCGCGAACCTCTGGCCGGGCTGGGCCTCCAGTTCGGCGACGATGGTCACGTACCTGTTCGGTGGTGACGCCACCTGGATCGCGGTCGGCATGCTGGTCGTGATCGGGCTGACCCTCACCCTGGCCCCGGTCGTCTACACCGCGCTGGAGCGGGTCGAGTTCGTCAAGGTCGGGCTCGTCGTGGTCTTCCTGGTGGTCGCGGTGGTCTTCGCCGTCGGCGCGGACGCCTGGCGGGCGTTGCCGGACACCGTCACCGCACCGGAGTTCCCGACCGAGCTGGGGTTCGCGCTGATCCTGTCCGCGCTGGTCTTCGCCGGAGCCGGCGGCGGGCAGAACCTGGTGCAGAGCAACTGGATCCGGGACAAGGGCTTCGGCATGGGCCGGTACGTTCCCCGGCTGGTCAGCCCCGTCACCGGGCGGCCGGAGGCGACACCGGACGCGGCCGGGTTCGTCTTTGAACCCACCGAGGAGAACCTGGGCCGGTGGCGGCGCTGGTGGCGGCTGGCGAACCGGGAACAGCTCGTCACCTTCGTGCTGATCTCGTTCGTCACGATCACGCTGATGTCGATGCTCGCCTACTCGACCGTGTACGGCGTACCCGGACTCGCCAACAGCGTCTCGTTCCTGCGGGTGGAGGGGGACCGGCTCGGCGAGCTGGTCGGGCCGTGGTTCGGCACCCTGTTCTGGGTGATCGGTGCGATCTCCCTGTTCGCGGCGGCGATGGGCATCGTCGATTACACCAGCCGGCTCGCCGCCGACGTGATCAAGACGTCGTACCTGCCGCGCCGCTCCGAGAGCAGCATCTATTTCGTACTGGTCTGGGGCCTGGTCGGGCTCGGCTGCGCCATCCTGCTCGCCGGCTTCGACCAGCCGCTGCTGTTGCTGGTCATCTCCGCGTGTGTCGGCGGGCTGATGATGTTCATCTACTCGATCCTGCTGCTGGTGCTGAACCGGAAGGTGCTGCCGCCGCAGATCCGGCCGCGGAGGTACCGGGTGGTGGCGCTGGTCTGGGCGGTGCTGCTGTTCGGGGTCTTCTCCGCGCTGACCATCTGGCAGCAGGGCGACCGGCTGCTCGACTGGCTGCGCTGACCCCGACCGGACCACCGGGCGGAGTGCCGCCGGAGGTCGGGCCGGATAGATGCCGGGCCGTATGTCCAATATTTCGCTGATGCTCGGTTATCGTCGGCTGGGCGAGCGGCTTGCGCACGCGGATCCGATCCGGGGGTGAACGGGCAGATGACGCGCGGACGTGTCGGCGACGTGGCCACCGGTGCGATCGGTGACGCCGCGGGCTCGGTGGTGGATCCCAAGGAGGGGATCCACCGGCTGAAGGCCGCCGTGAGCGGCCCGGCGCTGCTCGCGGCCGTGGCAGCCCTCGTCGTCGGCTACCTGATCGGCCGGCGGTCCCGGCGCTGACCCGGCACCGACCACGGCCGGCGGTCCCGGCGCTGACCCGGCACCGACCACGGCCGGCGGTGATACCCGCCGGGTGACCGCCACCGCGGTCGCGGTACGCAGACGGGGGAGTGACCATGCAGGAGATCGTCGGAGAGGTCCTGGCCAAGCGTTTGATCGACTGGGGGGTCGACACCGTCTTCGGGCTGCCGGGCGACGGCATCAACGGGCTGATGGAGGGCTTCCGTCGGCAGCAGGACCGGCTGCGGTTCGTGCTGGTGCAGCACGAGGAGGCGGCCGCGTTCATGGCCACCGGGTACGCCAAGGCCACCGGCCGGCTCGGGGTGTGCGTCGCGACCTCCGGCCCCGGCGCGATCCACCTGCTCAACGGCCTGTACGACGCGAAGCTGGACCACCAACCGGTGCTGGCCATCACCGGCATGCAGGAGACCTCGGTGCTCGGTACGCAGTACCAGCAGGAGGTGCAGACGACCCAGCTCTACCAGGACGTCGCCGGGGCGTACAACCTGATGGTCACCAATCCGCAGCAGATGCCGGGCGTACTGGACATCGCCATCCGGCACGCGCTGGCCAAGCGGACCGTGGTGCACCTGAGCCTCCCGAACGACATCCAGGTGGCCGCCGCCACCGAGGAGCCGTACCGGCGGGTCAGTCCGGGGGCGCCGCCGAAGAGCAGTCCGGTGCTGTCCCGTCCGCCGCTGCCCGCCGCGCACGAGGACCTCGAACGGGCGGTCGCGGTGCTGGACGCTGGTCAGCGGATCGCGATGCTGGTCGGGGTCGGCGCGCGGGACGCCCGCGACGAGGTGTTGGCGGTCGCCGAGGCCCTCGGCGCCCCGATCGTCAAGACGCTGCCGGGCAAGCAGGTCGTGCCCGACGAGCACCCGATGACCACCGGCGGCCTCGGACTGCTCGGCACCAAGCCGAGCGAGCAGCTGATGGAGGAGTGCGACACGCTGCTGATGGTCGGCACTTCGTTCCCGTACGCCAGCTATCTGCCGTCGCCGGGGCAGGCCCGGGTGGTGCAGGTCGACCACGACGCCAGCCAGATCGGGGTACGGCTACCGGTGGAGGTGGCGGTCAGCGGCGAC is a window of Micromonospora sp. NBC_01699 DNA encoding:
- a CDS encoding FAD-dependent oxidoreductase, with the protein product MAPTVVVVGGGYGGITVAKALDDVADVVLVEPRDAFVHNVAALRAVVDPDWADRIFLPYDRLLARGRVRRDRAVRVSATEVELGSGEVIAADFIVLATGSAYPYPAKMDVEDSMGARTKLRLTHDALNRANRVLLLGAGSVGLEFAGEIKSVWPDKAVTVVDPHPDLVSGRFPDEFRSILRAQLDELGVELLLGTSLRELPAVADGRAATFTVTTGSGVDITADIWFVCHGASTESDYLAAALRPARQPDQRLAVTPQLRLSGQETVFAIGDVTAIPELKMAYLAQKHAEVVAANIRTLIGGGGDLVSHRPEAHAMVLPLGPKGGVTYTPDTGVLGAGPTSDIKGGLFVDTYREIFGLTAGA
- a CDS encoding SRPBCC domain-containing protein — encoded protein: MQSTSVSWQVKAPRSAVYRALLDPDAVARWRVPNGMSGLVHEFEAREGGSFRVSLTYDASDGVGKSAPHTDTYHGHFARLVPDEQVVEVIEFETEDPALSGLMTMTTTLVDAAGGTEVRVLHEGLPEGVAAADNETGTRMALANLARLVETAEGSRT
- a CDS encoding SRPBCC family protein translates to MIRPPTGLLFPTATGRDLVLRRTFRAPIEDVWASVTESERTARWFGPWKGDPAPGRTIQVQMAYEENGPWLDMLIDACEPPRRLAVSTVDEGGSWRLELLLAEADGGTELSLVHHLETEEAIGEVGPGWEYYLDLLVASREGAPLPVFDDYYPAMKPYFDGLATGTVPN
- a CDS encoding metalloregulator ArsR/SmtB family transcription factor codes for the protein MDDVAESIADPVRREILLMLRDERMSAGQIADRFVISRPAVSRHLRVLRKSGLVRDTLVGRRRFYELDTTALTELIDWLAQLTRPTAWERRLDALETEVYRTRREHRSRDTTDRRSRDTTDQREEHSA
- a CDS encoding Nramp family divalent metal transporter, yielding MTPATDRFPTRHLPGVSVRDLPEPPASAWPVIGPGVIAAGVGLASGEFILFPYIASQVGLVFLWAAAVGIVTQWFLNMEIERYTLATGETALTGFSRFWRHWGLVFAVMVYFANLWPGWASSSATMVTYLFGGDATWIAVGMLVVIGLTLTLAPVVYTALERVEFVKVGLVVVFLVVAVVFAVGADAWRALPDTVTAPEFPTELGFALILSALVFAGAGGGQNLVQSNWIRDKGFGMGRYVPRLVSPVTGRPEATPDAAGFVFEPTEENLGRWRRWWRLANREQLVTFVLISFVTITLMSMLAYSTVYGVPGLANSVSFLRVEGDRLGELVGPWFGTLFWVIGAISLFAAAMGIVDYTSRLAADVIKTSYLPRRSESSIYFVLVWGLVGLGCAILLAGFDQPLLLLVISACVGGLMMFIYSILLLVLNRKVLPPQIRPRRYRVVALVWAVLLFGVFSALTIWQQGDRLLDWLR
- a CDS encoding thiamine pyrophosphate-dependent enzyme; this encodes MQEIVGEVLAKRLIDWGVDTVFGLPGDGINGLMEGFRRQQDRLRFVLVQHEEAAAFMATGYAKATGRLGVCVATSGPGAIHLLNGLYDAKLDHQPVLAITGMQETSVLGTQYQQEVQTTQLYQDVAGAYNLMVTNPQQMPGVLDIAIRHALAKRTVVHLSLPNDIQVAAATEEPYRRVSPGAPPKSSPVLSRPPLPAAHEDLERAVAVLDAGQRIAMLVGVGARDARDEVLAVAEALGAPIVKTLPGKQVVPDEHPMTTGGLGLLGTKPSEQLMEECDTLLMVGTSFPYASYLPSPGQARVVQVDHDASQIGVRLPVEVAVSGDARLTLRQLHPLLRRHDDRSFLDKYQRIRDTWRDEMRSLRDGTRRPIAPQYVIGCVDELAADDAILTCDSGTIATWAARHWTIRGGREFYLSGNLASMAPGLPYAIGMQLAHPGRQVVAYVGDGGFAMLMAEFLTAARYQLPVKVVVNNNNAYGQILWEQIILGYPEYAVRHRQPEADFAAWATSCGGYGCKVTEPGQVSSAIREALTYPGPALVDCRVNPDEPPMPGKVRYEQAKEFTEAFLRGEPHKLSTLATVARDKFNELRS